From the genome of Candidatus Wallbacteria bacterium, one region includes:
- a CDS encoding 4Fe-4S binding protein, which yields MRPGRRRCCCRDGEKSQMNISYPIKKLMSEPLLPIKGSWIDAFPLLLVFGILLLAAFLLARKTSFHEILRNLCRIMTAFIFVFFLFKCLCIVKLAAFGFSEIGKDDLISFSMLWLIAVVGSATFLFGRIFCGFLCPVGFLQEISGRFSPLKQSFTKKIYLSLLLILSSLLLYEVWPANEFAFEFVIAILSFIMVGIALLVQFRPDLEPALLKAKYPILAVYLFISVLGIYFSEVWCTLYGAEIDYSSIISLPLVILAALAVGMPYCRYVCPTGFFLALCSKTSLYSIHGNCIDCGMPCGKICPSGALFKGKIDPLLCISCGRCIKNCTAEYRRRDGKPDV from the coding sequence ATGAGACCAGGAAGAAGGCGGTGCTGCTGCCGTGACGGAGAAAAATCCCAGATGAACATCAGCTATCCGATCAAAAAACTCATGTCTGAACCGCTGCTTCCCATCAAAGGCAGCTGGATCGATGCCTTTCCTCTCTTACTGGTGTTCGGAATTTTACTTCTAGCTGCATTCCTCTTAGCCAGGAAAACCAGTTTCCACGAAATCCTGCGGAATCTCTGCCGGATCATGACTGCCTTCATTTTCGTATTCTTTCTCTTCAAGTGCCTCTGCATCGTCAAGCTTGCAGCTTTCGGATTTTCCGAGATCGGCAAGGACGACCTGATCTCATTTTCCATGCTCTGGCTGATCGCGGTCGTGGGCTCCGCGACTTTCCTGTTTGGCCGGATTTTCTGCGGTTTTCTCTGCCCGGTAGGGTTTCTGCAGGAAATATCCGGACGCTTTTCTCCGCTGAAACAAAGCTTCACGAAAAAAATCTATCTTTCCCTGCTTCTGATTCTGTCATCTCTGCTTCTCTATGAAGTCTGGCCTGCCAATGAGTTCGCCTTTGAATTCGTGATTGCCATCCTGAGCTTTATCATGGTGGGGATAGCGCTGCTGGTTCAATTCAGGCCTGATCTGGAACCTGCCCTGTTGAAAGCGAAGTATCCGATCCTGGCGGTCTACCTCTTCATCAGCGTGCTGGGAATCTATTTCAGTGAGGTCTGGTGCACCCTGTATGGAGCTGAAATCGACTATTCTTCGATCATTTCACTGCCCCTGGTGATTCTGGCCGCCCTGGCTGTCGGCATGCCATACTGCCGCTATGTCTGCCCGACCGGTTTTTTCCTGGCCCTCTGCAGTAAAACTTCTTTGTACTCCATCCACGGCAATTGCATTGACTGCGGCATGCCCTGCGGGAAAATATGTCCTTCAGGCGCTCTTTTCAAGGGAAAAATCGATCCCCTGCTCTGCATCTCATGCGGACGCTGCATAAAGAACTGCACTGCAGAATACAGAAGGCGAGACGGAAAACCGGATGTTTAA
- a CDS encoding ABC transporter permease, whose product MPGKVKNLFLLLTFVTVLHFIVFSWLMNVVPLLSGISGYDWPTMLLLLLGNLWFVFCGLKYQENQEDFRWSLYLSGYLLLLVFLFLLNRRLLLFLMGVFLYSGMYHNRNRTVYLFIFLFSLIAFSAYWVSGCLLLSFIYAVLSGLWERLSSGFEKVLALSGGLILLLVIFPLLNLLFQYQPQTLINACSPEIWNAMQLSAVTALISTLIILVLGVPLAYIMARNDFRLKAAVDALIDLPIMVPQTAAGIAILVLVGPKTPLGDFLAQQFGMSFAGTAIGIICCQIFVSFPFLVRSAINAFEAVDAKFENASRSLGASAALTFFRITLPLAAPGIFNGCILSFSRALSEAGSLMIVAYRPSTIPIMIDDTFNQFGMREAAPITVVFVGICFWGFISLKWLYENQKRRLKQA is encoded by the coding sequence GTGCCTGGTAAGGTCAAAAATCTTTTTCTGCTGCTCACTTTTGTGACTGTTCTGCATTTTATCGTGTTTTCCTGGCTAATGAATGTCGTCCCCCTGCTGAGCGGGATTTCCGGTTATGACTGGCCGACTATGCTGCTCCTGCTTCTCGGAAATCTCTGGTTTGTTTTCTGCGGCTTGAAGTATCAGGAAAACCAGGAAGACTTCCGCTGGAGCCTGTATCTTTCCGGCTACCTGCTCCTGCTGGTTTTTCTCTTCCTGCTGAATCGAAGACTTCTGTTGTTCCTGATGGGGGTCTTTCTCTATTCCGGGATGTATCACAACAGGAATCGGACAGTTTATCTCTTCATTTTCCTGTTTTCTCTCATTGCATTCAGCGCTTACTGGGTTTCAGGATGTCTGCTCTTATCTTTCATCTACGCTGTTTTAAGCGGGCTATGGGAACGCCTGAGCAGCGGGTTTGAAAAAGTGCTGGCCTTGTCGGGCGGACTGATTCTGCTGCTGGTGATTTTCCCGCTGCTTAACCTGCTTTTCCAGTATCAGCCCCAGACCCTGATCAATGCCTGCAGTCCGGAAATATGGAATGCCATGCAACTGAGTGCAGTCACAGCATTGATCTCGACTCTGATCATTCTAGTACTGGGTGTCCCGCTTGCCTATATCATGGCCAGGAACGATTTCAGGCTGAAAGCCGCAGTCGATGCTTTGATCGACCTGCCGATCATGGTTCCTCAGACAGCGGCAGGAATCGCCATTCTGGTCCTGGTCGGCCCTAAAACACCTCTGGGAGACTTTTTAGCTCAGCAATTCGGAATGTCTTTTGCCGGAACAGCCATCGGCATTATCTGCTGCCAGATCTTTGTCAGTTTCCCATTTCTGGTACGGTCTGCGATCAATGCCTTTGAAGCGGTGGACGCGAAATTCGAAAATGCCAGCCGCTCGCTGGGTGCATCTGCAGCCCTGACTTTTTTCCGGATCACCCTGCCACTTGCCGCGCCTGGGATTTTCAACGGCTGCATCCTGAGTTTTTCCAGGGCTCTCTCCGAAGCAGGCAGCCTGATGATCGTAGCTTACAGGCCGAGCACGATCCCGATCATGATCGATGACACATTCAATCAGTTCGGCATGCGGGAGGCTGCCCCGATCACAGTAGTGTTTGTGGGCATCTGCTTCTGGGGGTTCATTTCCCTGAAGTGGCTTTATGAAAACCAGAAGAGAAGGCTGAAACAAGCTTGA
- a CDS encoding substrate-binding domain-containing protein — translation MNLSGKRLLLLLTLAFFTLCQGCGEKKKLVVFHASSLTALMKDMKAEFEAGEPGVEIVLEPSGSFAACRKITELKRRADVIAVADYVVIERLLIPEFTDWYADFAGSRMTVAYGEHSQYGTELTADNWYEILARPDVKFGRVDPNLEPAGYRTLFCWELADIVYREKLGGRSIAVMLKANCRPDNVCQTESQLVPRLQNYSLDYAFIYESSAKKYHLKFIRLPDRINMGSTMEAQFYSQVTTEVTGSGKNTVSLTGGPIRYAFTIPNDAPDRGTALKFGRMLLSRSDLVEKNFFDPAPGGSKNVPLEILK, via the coding sequence ATGAACCTTTCGGGAAAACGCCTGCTGCTTCTGCTGACTCTGGCTTTTTTCACTCTCTGCCAGGGATGCGGAGAAAAGAAAAAACTGGTTGTCTTTCATGCCAGCAGCCTGACCGCTCTGATGAAGGACATGAAAGCTGAGTTCGAGGCAGGAGAACCGGGTGTGGAGATAGTGCTTGAGCCTTCAGGCAGTTTTGCCGCCTGCCGGAAGATTACTGAACTGAAACGCAGAGCTGACGTCATCGCAGTGGCGGATTATGTGGTGATTGAACGACTGCTGATCCCTGAATTCACAGACTGGTATGCTGATTTTGCAGGAAGCAGGATGACTGTCGCATACGGAGAGCACTCTCAATATGGAACAGAGCTGACAGCTGACAACTGGTATGAAATCCTTGCCAGGCCGGATGTGAAATTCGGGCGTGTCGATCCCAACCTTGAACCTGCTGGATACCGCACCCTGTTCTGCTGGGAGCTTGCAGACATAGTCTATCGGGAGAAACTGGGAGGCAGAAGCATCGCTGTTATGCTTAAAGCCAATTGCCGACCTGACAATGTCTGCCAGACTGAGTCTCAGCTTGTTCCCAGGCTTCAGAACTATTCGCTGGATTATGCCTTCATCTATGAATCATCCGCCAAGAAGTATCATCTCAAGTTCATCCGGCTGCCTGACAGGATCAATATGGGAAGCACTATGGAGGCCCAGTTCTATTCCCAGGTTACCACTGAAGTGACAGGCAGCGGTAAAAATACGGTCTCCCTGACAGGCGGGCCTATCAGGTATGCGTTCACAATTCCGAATGATGCCCCTGACCGCGGAACAGCATTGAAATTTGGAAGGATGCTCCTGTCACGCTCAGACCTGGTTGAGAAGAATTTCTTTGATCCTGCACCTGGCGGATCAAAAAACGTCCCGCTTGAAATCTTAAAATAG
- a CDS encoding ABC transporter permease: MKSTAGIDRIAAALVVLILIHLLVFPQVIEKIPLPGGKTATDWPLVMVVFCANLFFLLSGSLQSGRRGFSWEIFLCTYLLLFVLIFVLAGRVLFFVLSIFMLSGLYHDKRKLGYLFLFLASVLLVSAYWIPAFILFSFLYYIVLETAGRVENTMEKIFLGIGILLLLLLLFPLINLLFQFQAQTLVASFSPALKEALFTSCLTSAVSTILILLFGIPLAYIMARKEFGCKPVIDALIDLPIMVPQTAAGIAILVLLGPNTPLGEFFSGCFGLSFAGSYLGIIACQMFVSSPFLLRSAIHAFSGVDRRLENVSRSLGAKPLATFLRVSLPLASAGIFNGCILCFSRAISEAGSLMIVAYRPATIPILIDDNFSRFGVREAAPLSVLFIIICLWGFIVLKWLYETRKKAVLLP, from the coding sequence TTGAAAAGCACAGCTGGTATTGACAGAATCGCAGCCGCTTTAGTCGTGCTGATACTGATCCACCTGCTTGTCTTTCCTCAGGTGATCGAAAAAATTCCCTTGCCAGGAGGAAAGACTGCCACAGACTGGCCGCTGGTGATGGTTGTATTCTGCGCCAATCTCTTTTTTTTACTCTCCGGTTCCCTGCAGAGTGGAAGGCGCGGTTTCAGCTGGGAAATCTTTTTGTGCACTTATCTTCTACTGTTCGTGCTGATTTTCGTCCTGGCCGGGCGAGTGCTGTTCTTTGTGCTTTCGATATTTATGCTCTCAGGCTTGTATCATGACAAGCGCAAGCTGGGCTACCTTTTCCTGTTCCTGGCCTCGGTTCTGCTGGTATCAGCTTACTGGATCCCTGCTTTTATCTTATTTTCATTTCTTTACTACATTGTCCTGGAAACTGCCGGCAGAGTGGAAAATACCATGGAGAAGATATTCCTGGGCATCGGAATCTTACTTCTGCTCCTGCTGCTTTTCCCATTGATCAACCTGCTCTTTCAGTTCCAGGCGCAGACGCTTGTCGCATCCTTTTCTCCGGCACTGAAAGAGGCCCTGTTTACCAGTTGCCTGACCAGCGCGGTCTCCACGATCCTGATCCTTTTATTCGGTATACCGCTCGCTTACATCATGGCCAGAAAGGAATTCGGCTGTAAACCTGTGATCGACGCGCTGATCGACCTGCCGATCATGGTTCCCCAGACTGCAGCGGGGATAGCGATCCTGGTGCTGCTGGGGCCGAATACCCCGCTGGGAGAATTCTTTTCCGGATGTTTCGGTCTCTCTTTTGCCGGGAGCTATCTCGGGATCATCGCCTGCCAGATGTTCGTGAGCAGTCCTTTCCTGCTGCGTTCCGCGATCCATGCCTTCTCTGGAGTAGACCGCAGGCTGGAGAATGTCAGCCGTTCGCTCGGTGCGAAACCCCTGGCCACATTTCTCCGCGTCTCGCTGCCCCTGGCTTCTGCCGGTATCTTCAACGGCTGCATCCTCTGCTTTTCCAGAGCCATCTCCGAAGCCGGCAGCCTGATGATAGTCGCCTACAGGCCGGCCACAATCCCGATTCTGATCGACGACAACTTTTCCCGCTTCGGAGTGCGTGAAGCGGCTCCACTCTCAGTGCTGTTCATAATCATCTGCCTCTGGGGTTTCATAGTTTTGAAATGGCTTTATGAGACCAGGAAGAAGGCGGTGCTGCTGCCGTGA
- a CDS encoding 4Fe-4S binding protein produces the protein MNKFFDEPFLPVMGSWFDGFPLALISLLLIAGMIFMINLRNAWLQRARRAVQTISLLVFALFVYQCLCLMRLFMFGLGEIGKNDLVSFSQLSLFAVVGGFSFFAGRIFCGWVCPLGFLQEIVNSISPVKGKAAKLILLTALFCTALVTMLRTLPANEFAVEYVTAVFAFLMMISLFLLLISPALEQALMNFRYVPMFVYSALSLLGIYFSDAWCSLYGFEADTSSLISLCIVLSASFIVATPWCRFMCPTGLFLALIGKDAFYRLKLGHLPPIHEPCRQACPSGAISEQGIDCLLCISCGTCKETCGSKYGFFK, from the coding sequence TTGAACAAATTCTTCGACGAACCGTTTCTGCCGGTGATGGGAAGCTGGTTCGACGGTTTTCCGTTAGCCCTGATCTCCCTGCTTCTGATAGCAGGGATGATATTCATGATAAATCTGCGGAATGCATGGCTGCAGCGGGCGAGGCGGGCCGTCCAGACCATCTCCCTGCTGGTTTTTGCCCTTTTCGTGTATCAATGCCTCTGCCTGATGCGGCTTTTCATGTTCGGGCTCGGCGAAATCGGAAAAAACGACCTGGTTTCATTCTCCCAGCTGAGCCTGTTTGCCGTAGTCGGAGGATTCTCGTTTTTTGCGGGACGCATTTTCTGCGGCTGGGTCTGCCCGCTTGGATTTCTGCAGGAAATAGTGAATTCAATCTCCCCGGTGAAAGGAAAAGCTGCTAAACTGATCCTCCTAACAGCATTGTTCTGCACAGCCCTGGTCACCATGCTCAGAACCTTGCCGGCTAATGAATTTGCAGTGGAATATGTCACTGCTGTCTTCGCCTTTCTGATGATGATCAGCCTTTTCCTGCTCCTGATCAGCCCGGCCCTGGAGCAGGCTCTGATGAACTTCCGTTATGTACCGATGTTCGTATATAGTGCGCTGAGCCTCTTGGGTATTTATTTCAGTGACGCCTGGTGCTCGCTCTATGGCTTTGAGGCAGACACCTCCTCACTGATCTCGCTCTGCATTGTCCTGTCAGCCTCGTTTATCGTGGCCACTCCCTGGTGCAGATTCATGTGCCCGACAGGTCTGTTTCTGGCTCTTATCGGAAAAGACGCTTTCTACAGGCTTAAGCTGGGCCATCTGCCTCCGATACACGAACCATGCAGGCAAGCCTGTCCGTCAGGCGCGATCAGTGAGCAGGGTATAGACTGCCTGCTCTGCATAAGCTGTGGAACCTGCAAGGAAACCTGCGGTTCGAAGTACGGTTTTTTCAAGTAA
- the wtpA gene encoding tungstate ABC transporter substrate-binding protein WtpA gives MRKSTGFFYLLILAGTLLCKGCGDSPQVIVFHAGSLSRLMSDLKAGFEAANPGVEVILEASGSIPACRKTSELHRQADIIAVSDSQVIERLLYPKFSDWSLVFAGNKMGIAYGEHSKYGEEINSDNWFEILSRKDVKLGRADPDLDPCGYRTLFCWKLSDVFYQEKLAGKSIAASLEANCPPANMRPFELELVALLQSYALDYVFIYESIARQFNLKFVDLPDKINLGTTTEAAFYSSVDFQVNGGGEKEFTVSGQQICYAFTIPESAPHPQLALKFGEFMLKSREISDNFYQTVEAASLHPENLPRELRKLLP, from the coding sequence ATGAGAAAATCAACCGGATTTTTTTACCTCTTGATTTTAGCCGGGACTCTGCTTTGCAAGGGCTGCGGGGACTCTCCCCAGGTGATTGTCTTTCATGCCGGCAGCCTTTCCAGGCTGATGTCTGATCTGAAAGCCGGATTCGAAGCCGCTAATCCCGGGGTGGAAGTCATCCTGGAGGCCTCAGGAAGCATCCCTGCCTGCCGTAAAACCTCTGAGCTGCATCGCCAGGCAGACATCATCGCAGTCTCGGATTCTCAGGTAATTGAAAGACTGCTTTATCCGAAGTTTTCTGACTGGTCCCTTGTTTTCGCAGGAAATAAAATGGGAATAGCCTATGGGGAACATTCGAAATACGGCGAAGAAATTAATTCAGACAACTGGTTTGAAATCCTCTCCCGCAAGGACGTGAAACTTGGACGGGCCGATCCTGACCTTGATCCCTGCGGCTATCGCACGCTTTTCTGCTGGAAGCTATCAGACGTTTTCTATCAGGAAAAGCTTGCCGGGAAAAGCATCGCCGCCTCACTTGAAGCGAACTGCCCTCCGGCAAACATGCGGCCGTTCGAGCTGGAACTGGTGGCACTCCTGCAGAGCTATGCTTTGGATTACGTTTTCATCTATGAATCGATCGCCAGGCAGTTCAATCTGAAGTTTGTGGACCTTCCGGATAAAATCAATCTGGGTACCACCACAGAAGCCGCTTTTTATTCCAGCGTGGATTTCCAAGTAAACGGAGGCGGGGAGAAGGAATTTACAGTCTCTGGGCAACAGATCTGTTATGCCTTCACGATCCCTGAAAGTGCTCCCCACCCGCAATTGGCCCTCAAATTCGGTGAATTCATGCTGAAAAGCAGGGAAATCTCCGACAACTTCTATCAGACAGTGGAAGCAGCCTCGCTGCACCCCGAAAATCTTCCTCGTGAACTGAGGAAACTGCTGCCATGA
- a CDS encoding PQQ-like beta-propeller repeat protein codes for MFKWLLIPLLLLSCTAQAAAIPADDSPWYMAGGGPGKENCTNLNFDTLELLWTFSPGLHVWEYRKRMSVWSESVVAGTVSGRPLLFCGSYDHNLYCLDARTGAKVWRFSTGLPINSSPLLIDSQNGTRVFVVSTDRVAYCLDAGTGSKIWSREIYPWTFTAFDGIFPSPISGSVGKRERIFLSAWYADNKPVRPEQAGVVFCLDPETGSTVWMKAVGKSPLYSPAFIKKGDGGCLYITSEDGNIYCFDAENGSLLWKHTTAVNMSSSPMVAATPQRRLYSGNLFGVYYALDADSGEEIWTCKMGMQCIYPGALTGLGGTVRLFVANFDRNLYCLDAREGTVLWKFQTGKYNASSPLLINFKGEQAVVFPSLDNSLYVVRASDGSRIWEYRMGERLWAYDTRGWTLWPSPVAVRLEGRALLLLPWYDGKIYAFSAGAG; via the coding sequence ATGTTTAAATGGCTCCTGATACCGCTTCTGCTCCTTTCCTGTACCGCTCAGGCAGCCGCAATTCCAGCTGACGATTCACCCTGGTACATGGCAGGAGGCGGCCCGGGCAAGGAAAACTGCACGAATCTGAATTTTGATACACTCGAACTGCTCTGGACTTTTTCGCCAGGCCTGCATGTCTGGGAATACAGAAAAAGGATGAGCGTCTGGTCGGAATCAGTGGTTGCCGGAACTGTCTCAGGCAGGCCCCTGCTTTTCTGCGGCAGCTATGATCACAATCTCTATTGCCTTGACGCCCGGACTGGCGCAAAGGTCTGGCGCTTCTCCACCGGCCTGCCGATCAACTCCTCCCCCTTGCTGATCGATTCCCAAAATGGGACCCGAGTATTCGTGGTTTCCACTGACAGGGTGGCCTACTGCCTGGATGCAGGTACAGGCAGTAAAATCTGGTCCAGAGAGATCTATCCCTGGACTTTCACGGCTTTCGACGGCATCTTCCCTTCCCCGATCTCTGGTTCAGTGGGAAAGCGGGAACGCATTTTTCTCTCTGCCTGGTATGCGGACAACAAGCCGGTCAGGCCTGAACAGGCCGGCGTCGTTTTCTGCCTGGACCCTGAAACCGGGAGCACGGTCTGGATGAAGGCTGTCGGGAAAAGTCCCCTGTATTCGCCGGCCTTTATCAAGAAGGGTGACGGCGGCTGCCTGTACATCACTTCCGAAGACGGCAACATCTATTGTTTTGACGCAGAAAACGGCAGCCTGCTCTGGAAACACACCACTGCAGTCAATATGTCGTCTTCGCCAATGGTTGCAGCGACTCCGCAAAGGCGGCTTTACTCGGGAAACCTATTCGGGGTCTACTATGCACTTGACGCGGATTCCGGGGAGGAAATCTGGACATGCAAAATGGGAATGCAATGCATTTACCCGGGAGCATTGACCGGTTTGGGTGGAACTGTCCGCCTCTTTGTCGCGAATTTTGACCGCAATCTATATTGTCTCGACGCCAGGGAAGGCACAGTTTTATGGAAATTCCAAACCGGAAAGTACAATGCAAGTTCACCGCTTTTGATCAATTTCAAGGGGGAGCAGGCTGTAGTTTTCCCATCACTGGATAACTCGCTTTATGTAGTACGGGCTTCAGACGGGAGCAGGATCTGGGAATACCGGATGGGAGAACGGCTCTGGGCTTATGATACAAGAGGGTGGACGCTCTGGCCGTCTCCGGTGGCTGTCAGGCTCGAAGGGAGAGCCCTTCTTCTGTTACCATGGTATGATGGGAAGATATATGCATTCAGTGCCGGTGCCGGCTGA